From Pan troglodytes isolate AG18354 chromosome 9, NHGRI_mPanTro3-v2.0_pri, whole genome shotgun sequence, the proteins below share one genomic window:
- the TMEM225 gene encoding transmembrane protein 225 isoform X4, whose product MVHVSNRSIQDDLKVVRIMMMSSLGLSFLLNLILGMKFTYLIPQNKYIQLFTTILGFFSGIFLLWALILYHNKLKQGPSMHFSSYRITWIMYTAYLNVFFLSVCGILSLLECKLSTSSCTCLNIHKSDNECKESENSIEDISSPERTAMPRSIVRAHTVNSLNKKVQTRRVTWAL is encoded by the exons ATGGTGCATGTTTCAAATAGAAGTATCCAGG ATGACCTGAAAGTGGTCAGGATTATGATGATGTCGAGCCTtggcctttccttcctccttaacTTAATCCTGGGTATGAAATTCACCTATCTGAttcctcaaaataaatatatacaactcttcACTACCATCCTCGGTTTCTTCTCAG GTATCTTTCTGCTCTGGGCACTCATACTATATCACAATAAGCTGAAGCAAGGTCCATCCATGCACTTCTCTAGTTATAGGATCACCTGGATCATGTATACTGCTTacttaaatgttttcttcttgtcTGTCTGTG GAATCCTCTCTCTCCTAGAGTGCAAGTTGTCTACCAGTAGCTGTACCTGCCTGAACATCCATAAATCTGACAACGAATGTAAGGAATCTGAGAATTCTATCGAAGATATTTCATCACCAGAACGCACTGCAATGCCTCGTAGCATTGTCCGTGCACACACTGTGAATTCCCTAAACAAAAAAGTCCAAACACGTCGCGTAACCTGGGCTCTGTGA
- the TMEM225 gene encoding transmembrane protein 225 isoform X1 — translation MVHVSNRSIQGMNILFSSWAIVLTMMGITLDKWVELISEDERAKMNHSPWMMCCPAFWPEDDLKVVRIMMMSSLGLSFLLNLILGMKFTYLIPQNKYIQLFTTILGFFSGIFLLWALILYHNKLKQGPSMHFSSYRITWIMYTAYLNVFFLSVCGILSLLECKLSTSSCTCLNIHKSDNECKESENSIEDISSPERTAMPRSIVRAHTVNSLNKKVQTRRVTWAL, via the exons ATGGTGCATGTTTCAAATAGAAGTATCCAGGGTATGAACATACTTTTCTCCTCCTGGGCCATAGTCTTAACAATGATGGGAATCACCTTAGATAAATGGGTTGAATTGATTTCAGAAGATGAAAGAGCCAAGATGAACCACAGTCCGTGGATGATGTGTTGCCCTGCTTTTTGGCCAGAAG ATGACCTGAAAGTGGTCAGGATTATGATGATGTCGAGCCTtggcctttccttcctccttaacTTAATCCTGGGTATGAAATTCACCTATCTGAttcctcaaaataaatatatacaactcttcACTACCATCCTCGGTTTCTTCTCAG GTATCTTTCTGCTCTGGGCACTCATACTATATCACAATAAGCTGAAGCAAGGTCCATCCATGCACTTCTCTAGTTATAGGATCACCTGGATCATGTATACTGCTTacttaaatgttttcttcttgtcTGTCTGTG GAATCCTCTCTCTCCTAGAGTGCAAGTTGTCTACCAGTAGCTGTACCTGCCTGAACATCCATAAATCTGACAACGAATGTAAGGAATCTGAGAATTCTATCGAAGATATTTCATCACCAGAACGCACTGCAATGCCTCGTAGCATTGTCCGTGCACACACTGTGAATTCCCTAAACAAAAAAGTCCAAACACGTCGCGTAACCTGGGCTCTGTGA
- the TMEM225 gene encoding transmembrane protein 225 isoform X3, which yields MVHVSNRSIQGMNILFSSWAIVLTMMGITLDKWVELISEDERAKMNHSPWMMCCPAFWPEDDLKVVRIMMMSSLGLSFLLNLILGMKFTYLIPQNKYIQLFTTILGFFSGILSLLECKLSTSSCTCLNIHKSDNECKESENSIEDISSPERTAMPRSIVRAHTVNSLNKKVQTRRVTWAL from the exons ATGGTGCATGTTTCAAATAGAAGTATCCAGGGTATGAACATACTTTTCTCCTCCTGGGCCATAGTCTTAACAATGATGGGAATCACCTTAGATAAATGGGTTGAATTGATTTCAGAAGATGAAAGAGCCAAGATGAACCACAGTCCGTGGATGATGTGTTGCCCTGCTTTTTGGCCAGAAG ATGACCTGAAAGTGGTCAGGATTATGATGATGTCGAGCCTtggcctttccttcctccttaacTTAATCCTGGGTATGAAATTCACCTATCTGAttcctcaaaataaatatatacaactcttcACTACCATCCTCGGTTTCTTCTCAG GAATCCTCTCTCTCCTAGAGTGCAAGTTGTCTACCAGTAGCTGTACCTGCCTGAACATCCATAAATCTGACAACGAATGTAAGGAATCTGAGAATTCTATCGAAGATATTTCATCACCAGAACGCACTGCAATGCCTCGTAGCATTGTCCGTGCACACACTGTGAATTCCCTAAACAAAAAAGTCCAAACACGTCGCGTAACCTGGGCTCTGTGA
- the TMEM225 gene encoding transmembrane protein 225 isoform X2, translated as MVHVSNRSIQGMNILFSSWAIVLTMMGITLDKWVELISEDERAKMNHSPWMMCCPAFWPEDDLKVVRIMMMSSLGLSFLLNLILGMKFTYLIPQNKYIQLFTTILGFFSGIFLLWALILYHNKLKQGPSMHFSSYRITWIMYTAYLNVFFLSVCVPPRRVGDQAYVRCLLRLASEGSSPSPPFICLSHPPRFRAEITTKVMTKESSLS; from the exons ATGGTGCATGTTTCAAATAGAAGTATCCAGGGTATGAACATACTTTTCTCCTCCTGGGCCATAGTCTTAACAATGATGGGAATCACCTTAGATAAATGGGTTGAATTGATTTCAGAAGATGAAAGAGCCAAGATGAACCACAGTCCGTGGATGATGTGTTGCCCTGCTTTTTGGCCAGAAG ATGACCTGAAAGTGGTCAGGATTATGATGATGTCGAGCCTtggcctttccttcctccttaacTTAATCCTGGGTATGAAATTCACCTATCTGAttcctcaaaataaatatatacaactcttcACTACCATCCTCGGTTTCTTCTCAG GTATCTTTCTGCTCTGGGCACTCATACTATATCACAATAAGCTGAAGCAAGGTCCATCCATGCACTTCTCTAGTTATAGGATCACCTGGATCATGTATACTGCTTacttaaatgttttcttcttgtcTGTCTGTG TTCCTCCAAGAAGAGTGGGAGATCAGGCCTATGTGAGATGTCTGCTGCGCCTGGCCTCAGAGGGTAGCTCCCCATCTCCGCCTTTTATTTGCCTTTCACACCCTCCCCGCTTTAGGGCAGAGATAACCACCAAAGTCATGACCAAG GAATCCTCTCTCTCCTAG